A single Vespula vulgaris chromosome 3, iyVesVulg1.1, whole genome shotgun sequence DNA region contains:
- the LOC127062194 gene encoding uncharacterized protein LOC127062194 isoform X1, with product MAAKKLHNRENGNIGRVQQWLQDQSFCTLNIYEFLLTLQFKKLQNQQGNKIYDKDIHRTYKYFLRYLHNNLDFLQKKWLSILFIHDIATKPPIRSFFYFNNGSNFSERFFFKVHKIWSLSSCTTEQYLKVDKCYVAINTNPMSLEMAHSSVEADSVNHLETITSENLGVDFEESQLPIYTSTINATHSAHITQTDHEDNVSTTDFKHDNTLTTYSDSCRTKDLNKIALMDYLVNDSSATSSSINSQHEYSSGSSIENAKKVILHNDEIAEYENEVLGDPFYESDCGSEGNETSESAPKENDEYKEKVLGKLEDEEMHDNCSQAESTCAENMQHKLTDFTSSSVCNNSNTSNHYFIDASSLNDEMEILNINVKEDGRNAGSYMSVSADFAQTLSSTTADQFYKFTCPFKVTNLQNECSKIVEFEPEMKVTKYFQPFADIARITKVNSTLISKDDVNKGTNKESLAVEIKEADSGESTHASPCPDNSTNINNCQDKINVNSDENLLLDITNDELENPKKSTTNFTGDTQQPLLIRRNTFELDSSDKLSVLRQEYERRQGNLVFQSAIPQYSGHRVDSDMISSVAPDSTAVPINDVLNNYTSDIQVATTNMQYHTRYLSLDSYEHKIDKKILENNYLLQNSITNSDILYPAVDITNDKVASHSYADDDNAYKCSNSLPVTVDCNIENVKSIDVIRKTKRNETAPIISGGVSTSDFTKPIDSPIVQRKTESTPIVSGGSVIMDDTKDRPSRMSSSMTAWIVDMSDCTKNESGSSAKDNSVTNMSQSFSTSECVKNSVRSNNHEKYSSLGFFVNLNNVESREEVPVKENVENKKESYKTDKAYCEFYIDISNKNDFPKNKKIVKEDTNHKNVEEGDKKNIFSMFIDLGDPQKTTENAQKTTHKRNLSSFTDKRMETKIDEVVTSENSNTLQEDQDLNSTKSIKEKPKRGVFMFIESDSPIVRRRTLSSSRSVLKRHSWNIDKTQSNNGNGQPAKELIIKKEHKRAHSLSVDQRDLKKMQTKQSSSSHSLSDAAGGESTNHKNSNFLQELESNSNNNMDTSTEECLAYDIKDTPPNSHIEIIDKELRASIKHQQYKELGNDREQQLEDDPKIYEDEYSDVSGWGKTCTGSTNGQTRKSETFDISSGSGPSPNSDHRDYELSDLLSRDVETTANKHPIIPSTGNKILETHKSLNETIKKIECELKGPEYEKLDTTYNNHTSISNTDENLVSHDVKELKLNKKKSSSKFVRLSDLTETSGHSHTSEYLIGKENRATYRMSSSIPETSWIESKLVMSRTNDSVRTLSRVFSSVMSTSLPSKQKSPLEDLTGDGEAEGIISESDISSMQSSMGRSGAEGSTEETETSSLAGGKPYNRLGEDLLRMFLEEINPDVTIDVAGRRIRAHKCILSSRCQYFAAILSGGWIESAGNVISLQGYSYNAVHFALRHIYSGESNIPDCISIVELATLADMLCLEGLKEVIGYTLKVKYCHLFHKPCQVCAVGVLECMPLAAAYGLDEIYRKSLRWITRHFVRIWPCKAFATLPRELMEKCYLQHIVHMSTDNVLQTMMDCDKLLATLPNVRWAEPVYRMVSNLLETSLKFLADNFAAILNNENFQSLGRDLTWNISRLEDNFLSAAERLPPEQACKSYSKLHKMLSSTQTDNFQTKMKWGPLFIEFLKKIQVRVEKCLVREAARAARSTTWLKMDLELRRRIQELACLVILPHETSRYQSRHSNFIKESKTSSACSANRNLDLKRVKMAISEHNDKTMKQMSTTQTRKVLNKPKSDPVERKMQEDNKPSTSDAPNRPKSWPNKIEVKSRYLEPRTKFVPKENVSVSQDKVIIQRRKITISSSDSSRTSSPATKRVTEKKPIARVKLPVKKDVKALSSDSLTESNMTRPNKKKNVISKSCGITRPESPSFKQKSTEIGLSVDSLAESKNKASIVKKNVNKMDTSISTDSLMTEITANPKSNTLQKLSPTLGKSINKTQIYDKTKKNILPIQQKNPMTVTRRPPRSLENSTAASRSRAAAISAYHGSPNLRRNLLDAAKTPDISSKSVNNVTCRISNARQALQSTTMVNSIVKREKKDNSATQQGSDNSSRKSSPKSGINRLNKPALTNKKSSSKVNDEKIKTKCHTEETPKQLTVGSRSGTFLKDEPTILKKTDIASSQIST from the exons ATGGCTGCAAAAAAGTTACACAACAGGGAAAATGGAAATATAGGAAGAGTACAACAGTGGTTGCAAGATCAATCATTCTGTACTTTAAACATATATGAATTTCTTTTGACTTTGCAATTTAAGAAATTGCAGAATCAGCAAgggaataaaatttatgataaagatATCCATcgaacatataaatattttttaag ataTTTGCACAATAACTTGGATTTCTTACAAAAGAAATGgctatcaatattatttattcacgaTATTGCTACTAAACCTCCAATAAGAAgttttttttacttcaataATGGATCAAATTTCAGTGAAaggtttttttttaa AGTACATAAAATATGGTCACTATCAAGTTGTACAACTGAACAATATCTGAAGGTGGACAAATGCTATGTTGCGATAAATACAAATCCTATGTCATTAGAAATGGCTCATTCTAGTGTAGAAGCTGACTCAGTCAATCATCTTGAAACTATAACTTCAGAAAATTTGGGTGTAGATTTTGAGGAATCACAATTACCAATATATACTTCAACTATTAATGCAACGCATTCAGCTCATATTACACAAACAGATCATGAAGACAATGTATCTACTACTGATTTCAAGCATGATAATACTTTGACCACTTATAGTGATTCGTGTCGTAcaaaagatttaaataaaatagcaTTAATGGATTATCTTGTAAATGATAGCAGTGCTACAAGCTCTTCTATAAATAGCCAACATGAATATTCATCAGGTTCATCAATAGAAAATgctaaaaaagtaatattacataatGATGAGATTGCAGAGTATGAAAATGAAGTTCTTGGTGATCCATTTTATGAATCAGATTGTGGAAGTGAAGGAAATGAAACATCAGAATCTGCtccaaaagaaaatgatgaatataaagagaaagtatTAGGGAAGttagaagatgaagaaatgCATGATAATTGTTCCCAAGCAGAAAGTACATGTGCAGAGAACATGCAACACAAATTGACTGATTTCACGAGTTCATCAGTATGCAATAATTCTAATACAAGCAATCATTACTTTATAGATGCATCTTCTCTGAATGATGAAAtggaaattttaaatataaatgttaaagaaGATGGTAGGAACGCAGGATCTTATATGTCTGTTTCTGCTGATTTTGCACAGACTTTATCAAGTACTACTGCAGATCAATTCTATAAGTTTACATGTCCATTTAAAGTAACAAATTTACAGAATGAATGTAGTAAAATTGTGGAATTTGAACCGGAAATGAAAGTAACAAAATACTTTCAACCATTTGCTGACATAGCTAGGATAACGAAAGTTAATTCTACATTAATCAGCAAAGATGATGTGAATAAAGGTACAAACAAAGAGTCATTAGCCGTAGAAATTAAAGAAGCAGATAGCGGTGAAAGTACACATGCTTCACCTTGTCCTGATAATAGCacaaatatcaataattgtcaagataaaataaatgtaaacagTGATGAGAACTTACTCTTGGATATTACAAATGATGAGTTAGAGAATCCTAAAAAAAGTACTACAAATTTTACTGGAGATACACAGCAACCattattaataagaagaaatacatTTGAACTTGATTCAAGTGATAAGCTTTCTGTTTTAAGGCAAGAATATGAACGTAGACAAGGCAATCTTGTTTTTCAAAGTGCCATACCACAATATTCAGGACACCGTGTAGATAGTGATATGATTTCTAGTGTGGCACCAGATTCAACAGCTGTACCTATTAATgatgtattaaataattatacttctGATATTCAAGTAGCAACTACAAATATGCAGTATCATACAAGATATTTATCTTTAGACAGTTATGaacataaaattgataaaaagatattagaaaataattatcttctgCAAAATAGTATTACTAATTCTGATATATTATATCCTGCAGTAGATATAACAAATGATAAAGTTGCATCACACAGTTATGCAGATGATGATAATGCGTATAAGTGTAGCAATAGCTTACCAGTTACTGTAGATtgtaatatagaaaatgttaaatcTATAGATGTCATCagaaaaactaaaagaaatgaaactgCTCCTATTATTTCTGGTGGTGTTAGCACATCAGATTTTACAAAACCCATCGATAGTCCTATCGTACAACGTAAAACAGAATCCACACCTATTGTATCAGGTGGTTCTGTGATTATGGATGATACTAAAGATAGACCATCAAGAATGTCTTCTTCCATGACAGCATGGATTGTAGATATGAGTGATTGTACAAAAAATGAATCAGGATCAAGCGCAAAAGATAACTCTGTAACAAATATGTCACAAAGCTTTTCTACTTCTGAATGTGTTAAGAATTCTGTAAGATCTAACAACCATGAAAAGTATAGCAGTTTAGGTTTTTTTgtcaatttaaataatgtagAATCAAGGGAAGAGGTACCAGTCAAAGAAAATgtggaaaacaaaaaagagtcATATAAAACTGATAAAGCATATTGTGAATTCTATAttgatatatctaataaaaatgattttccgaagaataaaaagattgtAAAAGAGGATACGAATCATAAAAACGTTGAAGAAGGTGATAAGAAGAACATATTCTCTATGTTTATTGATTTAGGTGATCCACAAAAAACAACTGAAAATGCTCAGAAAACAACGCATAAACGAAATTTATCATCATTTACTGATAAACGCATGGAAACGAAAATTGACGAAGTTGTGACAAGTGAAAACTCTAATACTCTTCAAGAGGATCAAGATTTAAATTCAACaaaatctataaaagaaaaaccaaaacgAGGtgtttttatgtttattgaaTCTGATTCTCCTATAGTAAGAAGACGAACGTTGTCATCTTCACGATCAGTTTTAAAACGTCATTCGTGGAATATCGATAAAACACAAAGTAATAATGGCAATGGACAACCTGCTaaggaattaataataaaaaaagaacacaaacGCGCGCATAGCTTGTCAGTAGATCAAAGGGATTTGAAGAAGATGCAAACAAAGCAAAGTTCTTCTAGTCATTCTCTTAGTGATGCTGCAGGAGGTGAATCCACAAACCATAagaattcaaattttttacaagAATTGGAAagtaattctaataataatatggatACATCCACAGAAGAATGTTTGGCATATGATATAAAGGATACGCCACCAAACTCTCACATAGAAATCATTGATAAGGAACTACGTGCGAGTATCAAACATCAACAATACAAGGAATTAGGTAATGATAGAGAGCAGCAGTTGGAAGATGATCCAAAAATATATGAGGACGAGTATTCAGACGTGTCTGGATGGGGGAAGACTTGCACAGGAAGTACTAATGGACAAACACGTAAAAGTGAAACATTTGACATTAGCAGTGGCAGTGGGCCATCTCCAAATAGTGATCATCGTGATTATGAATTATCAGATTTATTAAGCAGGGATGTGGAAACTACAGCTAATAAACATCCAATTATTCCTTCGACTggcaataaaatattagaaactcataaatctttaaatgaaacaattaagaaaatagaatGTGAGTTAAAAGGCCCAGAGTATGAAAAATTAGATACAACTTATAACAATCATACATCTATATCAAATACAGATGAAAATCTTGTTAGCCATGATGTAAAGGAGCTAAaattgaataagaaaaaatcaagTTCTAAATTTGTGAGACTTTCGGACTTAACTGAAACATCAGGACATTCTCATACATCAGAATATTTAATTGGCAAGGAAAATAGAGCTACATATCGTATGAGTAGTAGTATTCCAGAAACATCTTGGATCGAAAGTAAATTAGTTATGTCAAGAACAAATGATTCAGTAAGAACTCTCTCACGAGTATTTTCTTCTGTCATGAGTACTTCACTACCGTCGAAACAAAAGTCACCGCTTGAAGATTTAACTGGAGATGGTGAGGCAGAAGGTATCATTTCTGAGAGTGACATAAGTAGCATGCAAAGCAGCATGGGACGTTCTGGAGCTG aaggAAGTacagaagaaacagaaacatCAAGTTTGGCTGGAGGAAAACCATATAATCGATTGGGTGAAGATTTATTAAGAATGTTTTTGGAAGAGATTAATCCAGATGTTACAATTGATGTAGCTGGAAGACGAATTAGGGCACATAAGTGTATATTAAGTTCTCGTTGTCAATATTTTGCGGCGATTCTTAGTGGTGGATGGATTGAAAGTGCAGGAAATGTGATATCTTTGCAAGG ATATTCTTATAATGCAGTTCATTTTGCACTACGTCATATATATAGCGGAGAAAGCAATATACCAGATTGTATAAGTATTGTCGAATTAGCTACATTAGCTGATATGCTGTGTCTAGAGGGTCTTAAAGAAGTTATAGGTTATACTCTGAAAGTCAAATATTGTCATCTTTTTCATAAA CCTTGCCAAGTATGTGCTGTTGGAGTTTTGGAGTGTATGCCATTAGCTGCAGCTTATGGGCTGGAtgaaatatatcgtaaatCTCTAAGATGGATAACAAGACATTTTGTAAGAATATGGCCGTGCAAAGCATTTGCAACCCTTCCAAGAGAATTGATGGAAAAGTGTTATTTACAGCATATAGTACATATG TCTACAGATAATGTACTTCAAACTATGATGGATTGTGATAAACTGTTAGCAACTTTACCGAATGTACGCTGGGCAGAACCAGTATACAGAATGGTTTCAAACTTGTTAGAAACATCACTAAAATTTTTAGCAGACAATTTTGCAgctatattaaataatgaaaattttcaatcacTTGGTCGTGATTTAACATGGAATATAAGTCGTTTGGAGGATAACTTTTTATCAGCTGCAGAACGTTTGCCACCTGAACAAGCATGTAAAAGTTAttcaaaattacataaaatgtTGTCATCCACGCAAACAGATAACtttcaaacaaaaatgaaatggGGTCCGTTATTTATTgagtttttaaagaaaattcaagtTCGTGTTGAAAAATGTTTGGTTCGTGAGGCAGCGAGGGCTGCAAGATCGACAACATGGTTAAAAATGGATTTGGAACTTCGCCGTAGAATACAAGAATTAGCATGTCTGGTTATTCTACCACACGAAACATCGAGATATCAATCGAGGCATTCGAACTTTATAAAG gaaTCAAAAACATCGTCTGCTTGCTCAGCAAATCGCAATTTAGATCTAAAACGTGTGAAAATGGCTATATCGGAACATAATGATAAAACAATGAAGCAAATGTCAACGACGCAAACGCgaaaagttttaaataaaCCTAAAAGCGATCCCGTTGAACGAAAAATGCAAGAGGATAATAAACCAAGCACCAGTGATGCACCAAATCGACCTAAGTCATGGCCCAATAAAATAGAG gTAAAATCTAGATATTTAGAACCAAGAACCAAATTTGTACCTAAAGAAAATGTGTCAGTAAGTCAAGATAAAGTGATAATACAACGACGAAAAATCACAATTTCATCGTCAGACTCATCGCGTACATCTAGTCCTGCGACAAAACGAGTGACAGAGAAGAAGCCTATAGCAAGAGTAAAGCTGCCTGTAAAAAAAGACGTGAAAGCTCTTTCGTCTGATAGTTTGACAGAATCGAACATGACCAGAccaaacaagaagaaaaatgtgatCAGTAAAAGTTGTGGTATCACTCGTCCCGAATCACCATCCTTTAAACAGAAAAGCACAGAAATTGGATTGTCTGTGGATTCATTAGCAGAATCTAAGAACAAGGCATcgattgtaaagaaaaatgttaacaaAATGGATACGTCAATATCTACGGATAGTCTTATGACAGAAATAACTGCAAATCCTAAATCTAATACGTTGCAGAAATTATCACCAACATTAGGAAAAAGTATAAACAAAACacaaatttatgataaaacgaagaaaaatatattgccAATTCAACAGAAGAATCCAATGACAGTAACACGTAGGCCACCAAGATCATTAGAGAATTCAACCGCGGCCAGTAGAAGTAGAGCAGCAGCTATAAGTGCTTATCACGGTTCACCTAATCTACGTAGGAATCTTTTAGATGCTGCAAAGACACCGGATATTTCAAGTAAATCAGTAAATAATGTTACTTGTAGGATATCAAATGCACGACAAGCTTTACAATCGACCACTATGGTTAATTCTAtcgtgaaaagagaaaagaaagataatagcGCTACTCAACAAGGATCGGATAACTCTAGCAGAAAATCTTCCCCTAAATCTGGCATTAACAGATTAAATAAGCCGGCCcttactaataaaaaatcatcttCCAAGGTCAACGATGAAAAGATCAAAACAAAGTGCCATACCGAAGAGACTCCCAAACAACTTACAGTGGGTTCTAGATCAGGCACGTTTCTTAAAGATGAGCCTACAATACTTAAAAAAACGGACATTGCGTCATCTCAGATAAGTACTTAA